A part of Lacinutrix sp. 5H-3-7-4 genomic DNA contains:
- a CDS encoding ABC transporter permease, with amino-acid sequence MALTLKQQLSSPGGILKFLVKYNTIFIFILLVIFSALISDVFFTSVNLSNLLKQVSGIGIISIGMLIVILTGGIDLSVGSMVALLAVAFAILVNIFALPLAILMTIVIGFGLGSISGYLVAYQKMAPFVATLALMTIARGMSFIYSKGSPVTFTTVGGKFMSDFANNSTLGIPNIAIVFFIIVICTMVMLRYNVFGRLIIAIGSNEEASRLSGIKVNKYKFLVYAISGALAATAAIIVASRTNLGSPNMGMAWELDAIAAVVIGGASLNGGKGTAINTLMGVLILGLIGNILNLLNVPSYPQQVVKGAIIIFAVLLQRFESK; translated from the coding sequence ATGGCTTTAACATTAAAACAACAGCTTAGTTCTCCTGGAGGAATACTTAAGTTTTTAGTCAAGTATAATACTATATTCATTTTTATATTATTAGTGATTTTTTCAGCACTAATTTCCGATGTGTTTTTTACTTCTGTAAACCTTTCAAACTTATTAAAACAAGTTTCTGGTATTGGTATTATTAGCATTGGTATGCTCATCGTAATACTTACAGGTGGTATTGATTTATCGGTTGGGTCTATGGTAGCATTATTAGCTGTCGCTTTTGCCATTTTAGTCAATATTTTTGCTTTACCATTAGCCATTTTAATGACTATAGTTATTGGGTTTGGTTTAGGAAGCATTTCTGGTTACTTAGTTGCTTATCAAAAAATGGCACCTTTTGTGGCTACTTTAGCATTAATGACTATTGCTAGAGGTATGAGTTTTATCTATTCTAAAGGTTCTCCAGTTACATTCACAACCGTTGGCGGAAAATTTATGTCAGACTTCGCAAACAACTCAACTTTAGGTATTCCTAACATTGCAATCGTATTTTTTATCATCGTCATCTGCACAATGGTTATGCTACGTTATAACGTTTTTGGACGATTAATAATCGCTATTGGTAGTAATGAAGAAGCGTCTCGTTTATCCGGAATTAAAGTCAATAAATATAAATTTTTAGTCTATGCCATTTCTGGTGCTTTAGCGGCAACTGCTGCTATTATTGTGGCTTCTAGAACCAACTTAGGATCTCCAAACATGGGAATGGCTTGGGAGCTAGACGCTATTGCTGCTGTAGTTATTGGTGGAGCAAGTTTAAATGGAGGAAAAGGTACTGCAATAAATACCTTAATGGGTGTGCTTATTTTAGGATTAATAGGAAACATTTTAAACTTATTAAATGTGCCTTCATATCCACAACAAGTGGTTAAAGGTGCTATCATCATTTTCGCAGTATTATTACAAAGATTCGAAAGCAAATAA
- a CDS encoding mannitol dehydrogenase family protein, with translation MENLKLNTKNLSAIGERIAIPKYSRSDIKTGIVHVGIGGFHRAHEAFYTDQLLQDESVKDWGICGVALLDFDTKIYNTLKEQDGLYTLIVKELDGTHTKRVIGAITECLFAPENPTTVIEKMASPEVKIITLTITEGGYNYNEATKQFDFTNPLITHDLEHPNTPKTVFGYLTQALKLRQERKLKGVTIQSCDNIQGNGHMTQNMLLSYVSKAEPSLIDWINENVSFPNAMVDRITPVTTAEDIAHLKDTSGINDAWPVVCEPFKQWVIEDHFIAGRPAWENVGAQFVEDVVPYEKMKLSLLNAGHSVLGILGALMGYNTIDEAVNNPNIRLFLKHYMDEEVTPTLGDLEGVDLDAYKKSLLERFGNINIKDQIDRICSETSAKYPIFILPTIQSQLENNGAIQLAAFVTAAWAIYSLGTNENGDTLNIKDVLKKELSEKAKEAKQNPIAFLDMESVFGSLKQNQLFSEMFKKAYETIENKGIEKSIIEINSNY, from the coding sequence ATGGAAAATTTAAAATTAAATACTAAAAACCTTTCTGCAATTGGAGAACGAATTGCAATACCAAAGTATAGTAGATCTGATATTAAAACAGGAATCGTACATGTTGGTATTGGCGGATTTCATAGAGCGCATGAAGCTTTTTATACCGATCAACTATTACAAGACGAAAGCGTAAAAGATTGGGGAATTTGTGGTGTGGCTTTATTAGATTTTGATACTAAAATCTATAACACATTAAAGGAACAAGATGGTTTGTATACATTAATTGTTAAAGAATTGGATGGCACACATACCAAACGTGTTATTGGTGCGATAACAGAATGTCTTTTTGCTCCAGAAAATCCAACAACTGTCATTGAAAAAATGGCAAGTCCAGAGGTTAAAATTATCACTTTAACCATTACGGAAGGTGGTTATAATTATAATGAAGCTACCAAGCAATTTGATTTTACAAATCCGTTAATTACTCACGATTTAGAACATCCTAATACTCCAAAAACGGTTTTTGGTTACCTAACACAAGCTTTAAAATTAAGGCAAGAACGTAAGTTGAAAGGCGTTACTATTCAGTCTTGTGATAATATTCAAGGTAATGGTCACATGACGCAAAATATGCTATTAAGCTATGTGTCTAAAGCTGAGCCATCTTTAATAGATTGGATTAACGAAAACGTTTCTTTTCCAAATGCAATGGTAGACAGAATTACACCTGTAACTACAGCAGAAGATATTGCACATTTAAAAGACACTTCTGGTATAAATGATGCTTGGCCAGTAGTTTGCGAACCTTTTAAACAATGGGTTATTGAAGATCATTTTATTGCAGGAAGACCAGCTTGGGAAAACGTAGGAGCACAGTTTGTTGAAGATGTTGTGCCTTATGAAAAAATGAAGCTAAGTTTATTAAATGCAGGACATTCAGTATTAGGGATTTTAGGTGCATTAATGGGTTACAATACCATTGATGAAGCGGTTAATAATCCAAATATTAGACTCTTTTTAAAGCATTATATGGATGAAGAAGTAACACCAACTTTAGGAGATTTAGAAGGTGTGGACTTAGATGCTTATAAAAAATCGTTGTTGGAGCGCTTCGGAAATATAAATATTAAAGATCAAATTGATCGTATTTGTTCGGAAACTTCAGCAAAATATCCAATTTTCATTTTACCAACTATTCAATCACAATTAGAAAATAATGGTGCTATTCAATTGGCTGCATTTGTAACAGCTGCTTGGGCAATTTATAGTTTGGGTACTAACGAAAATGGAGACACTTTAAACATAAAAGATGTTCTTAAAAAGGAGTTAAGCGAAAAAGCTAAAGAAGCAAAACAAAATCCGATTGCATTTTTGGATATGGAGTCTGTTTTCGGTTCGTTAAAACAAAATCAATTGTTTTCTGAAATGTTTAAGAAAGCTTATGAAACAATTGAAAATAAAGGCATAGAAAAAAGTATAATTGAAATTAATAGTAATTATTAA
- a CDS encoding carbohydrate kinase: protein MKNIVCFGEVLWDVFPTHKKIGGAPLNVALRLKSLENYVSIISKIGKDNNGQKILFHIVDNDINTENLQIDKNLKSGEVKVTLDNQGSASYKIESPRAWDNIELTETAIKSTKNADAFIYGSLITRNKTSKETLFELLKFAKYKIFDVNLRAPFYSTEILNHLMNEADFIKFNDDELFEICKSLNYESETIEDYIKFIAVQTKTKSICVTKGNEGAILYCNNTFYYNDGYAVKVIDTVGAGDSFLATLINKLLNKDKPQEAINYACAVGALVAASEGANPIINREQITKFISSSKVMCDK from the coding sequence ATGAAAAATATAGTTTGTTTTGGAGAAGTGCTGTGGGACGTTTTTCCTACTCATAAAAAAATAGGTGGAGCACCTTTAAATGTAGCTTTACGCTTAAAATCTTTAGAAAATTATGTGTCTATTATAAGTAAAATAGGCAAAGATAATAATGGTCAAAAAATACTATTTCATATAGTTGATAATGATATAAATACCGAGAATTTACAGATAGATAAAAATTTAAAATCTGGAGAAGTGAAAGTGACTTTAGATAATCAAGGTTCTGCATCTTATAAAATTGAGTCACCAAGAGCTTGGGATAATATTGAATTAACCGAAACAGCAATAAAATCTACTAAAAATGCTGATGCCTTTATTTATGGGAGCTTAATAACCAGAAATAAAACATCTAAAGAAACATTGTTTGAACTCTTAAAATTTGCAAAGTATAAAATTTTTGATGTTAATCTTAGAGCTCCTTTTTATTCTACGGAAATTTTAAATCATTTAATGAATGAAGCCGATTTTATAAAATTTAATGATGACGAATTATTTGAGATTTGTAAAAGTTTAAATTATGAATCTGAAACAATTGAAGATTATATAAAATTTATAGCAGTACAAACAAAAACGAAATCTATTTGCGTTACAAAAGGAAATGAAGGTGCAATTTTATATTGTAATAACACATTTTATTATAATGATGGTTATGCAGTAAAAGTGATTGATACCGTTGGTGCCGGTGATTCTTTTTTAGCAACTTTAATAAATAAATTATTAAATAAAGACAAGCCTCAAGAAGCAATAAATTATGCTTGTGCAGTTGGTGCGTTAGTAGCCGCAAGTGAAGGAGCAAACCCAATAATAAATAGAGAACAAATCACAAAATTTATTAGTTCTAGTAAAGTTATGTGTGATAAATAG
- a CDS encoding type 1 glutamine amidotransferase domain-containing protein, producing MKIIKTVALALTIITASSCKDQTKETPSESVSEEKTETKKEKDMNVLFVLTSHDKLGDTGKKTGFWVEEFANPYYTLLDKGAKITIATPNGGAAPIDPSSDSPDAATEDTERYNKDEEAKALIANTHKLADLKADDFDAVFYPGGHGPLWDLANDETSIALIEKFNAQDKPVAFVCHAPAALKGVKGTDGEPLVKGKKVTGFTNSEEAAVGLTEVVPFLVEDMLNENGGIYSKKEDWAAYAIQDGNLITGQNPASSELVAEKLLESLK from the coding sequence ATGAAAATAATAAAAACGGTAGCCTTAGCGCTAACCATTATTACAGCTTCAAGTTGTAAAGATCAAACAAAAGAAACACCTTCTGAAAGCGTTTCAGAAGAAAAAACAGAAACAAAAAAAGAAAAAGATATGAACGTATTATTTGTATTAACATCTCACGATAAATTAGGAGACACAGGAAAGAAAACAGGATTTTGGGTTGAAGAATTTGCAAATCCATATTACACATTATTAGACAAAGGTGCTAAAATCACTATTGCAACACCAAATGGTGGTGCTGCACCAATAGATCCAAGTAGTGACTCACCAGATGCTGCAACAGAAGATACTGAGCGTTACAATAAAGATGAAGAAGCTAAAGCGTTAATTGCAAATACACATAAATTAGCCGATTTAAAAGCAGATGATTTTGATGCTGTATTTTATCCAGGAGGTCACGGACCATTATGGGATTTAGCGAACGATGAAACGTCAATTGCTTTAATTGAAAAATTTAATGCTCAAGATAAACCTGTAGCATTTGTATGCCACGCACCTGCTGCATTAAAAGGTGTAAAAGGAACAGATGGAGAGCCTTTAGTAAAAGGTAAAAAAGTAACAGGGTTCACAAACTCTGAAGAAGCTGCTGTTGGTTTAACAGAAGTTGTTCCGTTTTTAGTAGAAGATATGCTAAATGAAAACGGAGGAATCTACTCTAAAAAAGAAGATTGGGCAGCTTACGCTATTCAAGATGGTAATTTAATTACTGGTCAAAATCCAGCATCGTCTGAGTTAGTGGCAGAAAAGTTATTAGAGAGTTTAAAATAA
- a CDS encoding iron-containing alcohol dehydrogenase gives MNNFDFKNPTKIIFGKDTIEKVKEEIPADAKVLLLYGGGSIKKNGIYDQVKTALADVDVTEFGGIPANPEYAKLMEALKVIKDENITYLLAVGGGSVIDGTKFLSAAAVYDGDTPWDILTKNIRTEKGMPFGTVLTLPATGSEMNSGAVITREETKEKLAMGGPGLFPVFSILDPQVITSIPERQLANGLTDAFTHVLEQYMTYPIGALLQDRFAESILQTLVEVAPTVLKDPTNYQAASNFMWSCTMALNGLIQKGVPGDWAIHMMGHELTALFGIDHARTLAVITPSHYKYNFEAKKEKLAQYGERVWNITEGSTDDKAYEAIAKTEAFFHELGIDTKLSDYTKEYEGTAEEVAKRFKARGWKLGERQALMPEDAEKIVKMAY, from the coding sequence ATGAACAATTTTGATTTTAAAAACCCAACCAAAATTATTTTTGGAAAGGACACAATAGAAAAAGTAAAGGAAGAAATTCCTGCAGATGCTAAAGTATTACTGCTTTATGGAGGCGGAAGTATTAAGAAAAACGGAATTTACGACCAAGTAAAAACCGCTTTAGCAGACGTTGATGTGACTGAGTTTGGAGGTATTCCTGCAAATCCAGAATACGCTAAACTAATGGAAGCTTTAAAAGTAATAAAAGATGAAAACATTACGTATTTACTAGCAGTTGGTGGTGGATCTGTAATTGACGGAACTAAATTTTTATCTGCAGCAGCAGTTTACGATGGTGATACACCTTGGGATATTTTAACCAAAAATATTAGAACAGAAAAAGGCATGCCTTTTGGAACCGTTTTAACCTTACCTGCAACAGGATCTGAAATGAATTCTGGAGCCGTTATTACACGTGAAGAAACTAAAGAGAAATTAGCAATGGGTGGACCTGGTTTATTTCCAGTGTTTTCAATATTAGATCCTCAAGTGATTACCTCTATTCCAGAACGTCAATTAGCAAACGGATTAACCGATGCCTTTACACACGTTTTAGAGCAATACATGACGTATCCAATTGGCGCATTATTACAAGATCGCTTTGCAGAAAGTATATTACAAACATTAGTAGAAGTTGCACCAACAGTATTAAAAGATCCTACAAATTACCAAGCAGCATCTAACTTTATGTGGAGTTGTACTATGGCTTTAAACGGACTTATTCAAAAAGGAGTTCCTGGAGATTGGGCAATCCATATGATGGGTCACGAGTTAACAGCTTTATTTGGAATAGATCACGCACGTACTTTGGCTGTAATAACACCAAGTCATTACAAATATAATTTTGAAGCTAAAAAAGAAAAATTAGCACAATATGGTGAACGTGTTTGGAATATTACTGAAGGTAGCACAGACGATAAAGCCTATGAAGCTATTGCTAAAACCGAAGCTTTTTTCCATGAATTAGGTATTGATACTAAATTATCAGACTATACAAAAGAGTACGAAGGAACTGCGGAAGAAGTTGCCAAACGTTTTAAAGCTAGAGGTTGGAAACTTGGTGAGCGTCAAGCTTTAATGCCAGAAGATGCAGAGAAAATAGTAAAAATGGCCTACTAA
- a CDS encoding NADP-dependent oxidoreductase — translation MKTILLNSRPEGKPTLSNFEFVEKDKTLTIADGEILLEAAYVSVDPYLRGRMSDAKSYVEPFKLNEPVHSGVVAKVTASKNDKFQVGDYVSGMLNWSTQQVSNGEGLNKVDPEKAPLSAYLGILGMTGLTAYLGLTEIGKPKEGETIVVSGAAGAVGSVVGQIAKILGLRVIGIAGTDEKIEMLKSKFGFDEGINYNTTEDMKSAIAEAAPNGVDVYFDNVGGPISDAVLFSINQFARIIICGAISVYNETELPKSISVQPFLVKNSALMQGFIVSNFAEKFPEAMQKLAGWLAEDKLTYTETIVDGFDNIPQAFIDLFEGKNKGKMIVKI, via the coding sequence ATGAAAACCATATTATTAAATAGTAGACCCGAAGGAAAACCTACACTTTCAAACTTTGAATTTGTAGAAAAAGATAAAACATTAACAATAGCTGATGGTGAGATTTTATTAGAAGCTGCTTATGTTTCTGTAGATCCTTATTTAAGAGGACGCATGAGTGATGCAAAATCTTACGTTGAACCTTTTAAGTTAAACGAACCTGTACACTCTGGTGTTGTGGCTAAAGTTACAGCGTCTAAAAACGATAAATTTCAAGTTGGAGATTACGTTTCTGGTATGCTAAACTGGTCTACACAACAAGTGTCTAATGGCGAAGGCTTAAATAAAGTAGATCCAGAAAAAGCACCTTTAAGTGCCTATTTAGGTATTTTAGGAATGACAGGTTTAACAGCCTATTTAGGTTTAACCGAAATAGGAAAACCTAAAGAAGGCGAAACTATTGTGGTTTCTGGAGCAGCAGGAGCTGTTGGTAGCGTTGTTGGACAGATAGCAAAAATACTAGGCTTACGCGTTATTGGTATTGCTGGTACAGATGAGAAAATCGAAATGCTAAAAAGTAAATTCGGTTTTGATGAAGGTATCAATTACAACACCACAGAAGACATGAAATCTGCAATTGCAGAAGCTGCACCAAATGGTGTAGATGTGTATTTTGATAATGTTGGCGGACCAATTTCTGATGCTGTTTTATTTAGTATTAATCAATTTGCACGAATTATTATTTGTGGTGCCATTTCGGTTTATAATGAAACTGAATTACCTAAAAGCATAAGCGTACAACCATTTTTAGTTAAAAACAGTGCATTAATGCAAGGATTTATAGTAAGCAATTTTGCTGAAAAATTCCCAGAAGCCATGCAAAAATTAGCAGGTTGGTTAGCTGAAGACAAATTAACCTATACCGAAACTATCGTTGATGGTTTTGATAATATTCCTCAAGCTTTTATCGATTTATTTGAAGGTAAAAACAAAGGAAAAATGATAGTAAAAATATAA
- a CDS encoding nitroreductase family protein produces MELLDKLNWRYATKAMNGETVPEDKIERILEAARLAPTSSGLQPFEIIVIKNKEIKEKIREVGWNQSVITDCSHLFIFAAWDTYTKERINYMFDLTNDIRGFKNEGWENYRQQLLNSYPQKDEEENFNHAAKQAYIAFAHAIVAAAYEGVDATPMEGFDAEAVDQILGLRAKGLRSAVLLPIGYRKTEEDWLSDLVKVRKPMEDLVTIID; encoded by the coding sequence ATGGAATTACTAGACAAATTAAATTGGAGATACGCAACAAAAGCTATGAATGGTGAAACTGTGCCAGAAGATAAAATAGAACGCATTTTAGAAGCTGCACGTTTAGCGCCTACGTCATCAGGATTACAACCTTTTGAAATTATAGTTATAAAAAATAAAGAGATTAAAGAAAAAATAAGAGAAGTTGGTTGGAATCAATCTGTGATTACAGACTGCTCTCACCTATTCATTTTTGCTGCTTGGGATACCTATACTAAAGAGCGTATTAATTATATGTTCGATTTAACAAACGATATTCGAGGATTTAAAAACGAAGGTTGGGAAAACTACCGCCAGCAACTATTAAACTCGTATCCTCAAAAAGACGAAGAAGAAAACTTTAATCATGCAGCAAAACAAGCATACATTGCCTTTGCTCATGCTATTGTTGCTGCTGCTTACGAAGGTGTGGATGCCACACCAATGGAAGGTTTTGATGCAGAAGCTGTAGATCAAATTTTAGGACTTCGCGCAAAAGGCTTAAGAAGCGCTGTATTACTACCAATAGGATATAGAAAAACAGAAGAAGATTGGCTTTCAGACTTAGTAAAAGTTAGAAAACCAATGGAAGATTTAGTAACAATTATAGATTAA
- a CDS encoding NAD(P)H-binding protein produces the protein MKKTAIILGASGLTGGLLLDQLINDERYESIKLFSRSKIEDLPNKVTQYIGDLLEIEQFKNDFTGDHVFCCIGTTKAKTPDKDLYKKIDYGIPVSAAKLAKANGVETFLVISALGADANSSVFYNKTKGEMERDVLKQNIKKTFIFQPSLIGGDREESRTLEAIGKAVFKVIQPLFFGKLKKYKITDPEKMAQAMINLANSENHAEVIITSTDIKRITKNN, from the coding sequence ATGAAAAAAACAGCAATTATATTAGGCGCATCAGGATTAACAGGTGGTTTATTGTTAGACCAACTTATTAATGATGAGCGTTACGAAAGTATCAAGTTATTTTCGCGTTCAAAAATAGAAGACTTACCAAATAAAGTCACGCAATACATTGGTGATTTATTAGAAATAGAACAGTTTAAAAACGATTTTACTGGCGACCATGTTTTCTGTTGTATTGGTACAACCAAAGCCAAAACTCCAGATAAAGACTTGTACAAAAAAATAGATTATGGCATTCCGGTTTCTGCTGCAAAATTAGCAAAGGCTAATGGTGTTGAAACGTTTTTAGTCATTTCGGCTTTAGGTGCAGATGCAAACAGTAGCGTATTTTACAACAAAACAAAAGGTGAAATGGAACGTGATGTTTTAAAACAAAACATAAAGAAAACGTTCATTTTTCAACCTTCATTAATTGGTGGTGATCGCGAAGAAAGTCGCACGCTAGAAGCTATTGGTAAAGCTGTATTTAAAGTTATTCAGCCTTTATTCTTCGGAAAATTAAAAAAATATAAAATCACAGATCCTGAAAAAATGGCTCAAGCCATGATAAATCTGGCTAATAGTGAAAATCATGCCGAAGTCATTATTACTTCAACAGATATAAAACGAATTACAAAAAACAACTAA
- a CDS encoding TetR/AcrR family transcriptional regulator — MAKLQKSIDKRNALIKATIELVNNNGFHATPMSKIAKMANVSPATIYLYFENKQDLVNKTYVEVKAEYTKYAFATYDETMPVEAGFKLIWNRIADFKLKESENAMFLAQCDNTPMIDEQSRQEGIKHLQPLLDLWERGRQEGIIKPLSDYLLYAYAINPLSFLMIIQKRGVFTLDKAHLEEAYQSAWSSIKVCQ; from the coding sequence ATGGCAAAACTTCAAAAAAGTATAGATAAACGTAACGCATTAATAAAAGCGACAATCGAGTTGGTAAACAACAACGGTTTTCATGCAACACCAATGAGTAAAATAGCTAAAATGGCAAACGTCTCACCTGCTACAATCTATCTATATTTTGAAAATAAACAAGACCTAGTTAATAAGACTTACGTTGAAGTTAAAGCCGAATACACAAAATACGCCTTTGCAACTTATGATGAAACAATGCCGGTTGAAGCAGGTTTTAAATTGATTTGGAATCGTATTGCAGACTTTAAACTTAAAGAAAGTGAAAATGCGATGTTTTTAGCACAATGTGATAACACTCCAATGATTGATGAACAAAGCAGACAAGAAGGTATTAAACACTTGCAACCACTACTCGACCTTTGGGAACGTGGCAGACAAGAAGGCATTATAAAACCATTATCAGACTATTTACTATATGCTTATGCTATAAATCCGTTATCGTTTTTAATGATTATCCAAAAACGTGGTGTTTTTACATTAGATAAAGCACATTTAGAAGAAGCCTATCAATCTGCATGGAGCAGTATTAAAGTATGCCAATAA
- a CDS encoding alkene reductase codes for MSKQHLLTPYKKNISLNNRVVMAPMTRSRADNDAKAPTNDLHGLYYEQRASAGLIITEGSQVSKQAVGYINTPGIHTEAQVEGWKKVTKRVHDKGGKIFIQLWHVGRISHPDFHDGDLPVSASAINPNAKSFTPDGFKDTVTPKAMTIEEIKQTIKDFQDAAANAVEAGFDGVEIHSSNGYLFQQFFNGCSNERTDEYGGSIENRARFFFEVLDAIKEVIPQEKIGTRFNPSLHGMSGITVDEETIPTFEYIIKKLNDYNLAYIHLSEPFTDVSEVPFAVTEIAKHFRPLYNGTLIINTDFDQDKGNEVLEAGNADLVAYGKPFISNPDLVERFENNIELADWDKDTFYTTGPEGYTDYPKA; via the coding sequence ATGAGCAAACAACACCTTTTAACACCTTATAAAAAAAATATTTCACTAAATAATAGAGTCGTAATGGCACCAATGACACGTAGTCGTGCAGATAATGATGCTAAAGCACCAACTAACGATTTACACGGTTTGTATTATGAACAGCGTGCATCGGCTGGATTAATAATTACCGAAGGCTCTCAAGTTTCTAAACAAGCTGTTGGATATATAAACACACCAGGAATCCACACAGAAGCACAAGTAGAAGGTTGGAAAAAAGTAACTAAACGTGTACACGATAAAGGTGGAAAAATATTTATACAGTTATGGCATGTTGGCCGAATATCGCACCCAGATTTTCATGATGGCGACTTGCCAGTTTCGGCTTCAGCCATAAATCCTAACGCTAAATCGTTTACACCAGATGGCTTCAAGGATACAGTTACACCAAAAGCAATGACTATTGAAGAAATTAAACAAACGATTAAAGATTTTCAAGATGCTGCAGCAAATGCAGTAGAAGCTGGTTTTGATGGTGTAGAAATACATTCGTCTAACGGTTATTTGTTTCAGCAATTTTTTAATGGCTGTTCAAATGAAAGAACGGATGAGTATGGAGGTTCGATTGAAAATAGAGCGCGTTTCTTTTTTGAGGTTTTAGACGCTATAAAAGAAGTGATTCCGCAGGAAAAAATAGGAACACGTTTTAATCCGTCGTTGCATGGTATGTCTGGAATTACGGTAGATGAAGAGACTATTCCAACATTTGAATACATCATTAAAAAGTTAAACGATTACAATTTAGCCTATATTCATTTATCTGAACCTTTTACAGATGTATCTGAAGTACCTTTTGCTGTCACAGAAATTGCAAAACATTTTAGACCATTATATAATGGAACTTTAATTATTAATACCGATTTTGATCAAGACAAAGGAAATGAGGTTTTAGAAGCTGGTAATGCTGATTTAGTTGCTTACGGAAAACCATTTATTTCTAATCCAGATTTAGTAGAGCGTTTTGAAAATAATATTGAATTAGCAGATTGGGATAAAGACACATTTTACACCACAGGACCTGAAGGTTACACAGATTATCCAAAGGCTTAA
- a CDS encoding Na+/H+ antiporter NhaC family protein — protein sequence MASPQQITPKFTALIPLFVFVFTFLGVGIYQNDFYALPAPIAVIVGIIVAFLMFRQSINSKIETLLKGCGDDKILTMCLIYLLAGAFATITKATGSVDAIVNLGLDFIAIQYIYFGVFVIAAFLSVSTGTSVGAIVALAPIVIGFADKSSVDLAILCGALLGGSMFGDNLSVISDTTIAATQSLGCKMSDKFKQNIKIALPAALFTIAILIIQGLELETNVEDATVYSYSVIKILPYLLVIILSIIGINVFITLLLGVIAGGLLGIIYGDFTLIESTKLAYTGFTSMTEIFLLSLLTGGLAALVSKNGGIDYILKNIKKLIKNKTSAQLGIASLVGTINMAIANNTVSIIIAGPIAKTINDEYGLDNKKTASILDIFACIVQGILPYGAQVLMILSFSNGKIDYLDLVSNTWYLLLLFIYTILFISFKPLLSNIKHK from the coding sequence ATGGCAAGTCCACAGCAAATTACTCCAAAATTTACAGCTTTAATTCCGCTATTCGTATTTGTATTTACGTTTTTAGGTGTTGGAATTTATCAAAATGATTTTTATGCACTTCCTGCACCAATTGCAGTTATAGTAGGCATTATAGTCGCGTTTTTAATGTTTAGACAATCGATTAACTCTAAAATTGAAACCCTTTTAAAAGGCTGTGGCGATGATAAGATTTTAACTATGTGTTTAATCTATTTATTAGCAGGTGCTTTTGCTACTATTACAAAGGCCACAGGAAGTGTTGACGCTATTGTAAATTTAGGGTTAGACTTTATTGCCATACAATACATTTACTTTGGTGTGTTTGTAATTGCTGCATTTTTATCGGTTTCTACAGGAACTTCAGTTGGTGCTATTGTAGCTTTAGCACCTATAGTTATAGGTTTTGCAGATAAAAGCAGTGTAGATTTAGCAATCCTTTGTGGCGCGCTTTTAGGCGGAAGTATGTTTGGTGATAATTTATCTGTAATATCAGACACTACCATTGCTGCTACACAATCGCTAGGCTGTAAAATGAGCGATAAATTTAAGCAGAACATTAAAATAGCGTTGCCAGCAGCTTTATTTACTATTGCTATACTAATTATTCAAGGTTTAGAATTAGAAACTAATGTTGAAGACGCTACGGTTTACAGCTATTCTGTAATTAAAATATTGCCTTATTTATTAGTTATCATACTGTCTATTATAGGAATTAACGTATTTATTACTTTACTTTTAGGTGTTATTGCTGGTGGCCTTTTAGGAATTATTTATGGCGATTTCACACTTATTGAATCTACAAAACTAGCTTACACTGGTTTTACAAGCATGACCGAAATATTTTTACTATCGCTATTAACTGGTGGTTTAGCTGCTTTGGTCTCTAAAAACGGAGGAATAGACTACATATTAAAAAATATTAAAAAGCTTATAAAAAACAAAACCTCTGCACAATTAGGAATAGCTTCTCTGGTTGGTACTATAAACATGGCAATTGCCAATAATACAGTATCAATAATTATTGCTGGTCCAATTGCTAAAACCATTAACGATGAGTATGGCTTAGACAATAAAAAAACAGCTTCAATTTTAGATATTTTTGCTTGTATTGTACAAGGTATTTTACCTTATGGAGCACAAGTTTTAATGATTTTAAGCTTCTCTAATGGTAAGATAGATTACTTAGATTTAGTATCTAATACTTGGTATTTATTACTATTATTTATTTATACAATATTATTTATATCATTTAAACCTTTGCTTTCAAATATTAAACATAAATAA